Proteins encoded together in one Amphiprion ocellaris isolate individual 3 ecotype Okinawa chromosome 14, ASM2253959v1, whole genome shotgun sequence window:
- the kcnip1b gene encoding Kv channel-interacting protein 1b isoform X1 produces MGAVVGTLTMQTKQRRPSRDKADDELEMTTVCHRPEGLDQLEAQTNFTKQELQILYRGFKNECPSGVVNEETFKHIYAQFFPHGGKIHCFQTNLSVMIFENERTYVFNCFCVADASMYAHYLFNAFDTTNNGSIKFKDFVMGLSILLRGTLREKLEWTFHLYDINRDGYINREEMTEIVRAIYDMMGKYTYPALKGDVPQQHVDAFFQKMDKNKDGVVTLEEFVIACQEDETMMRSMQLFENVM; encoded by the exons ATAAAGCAGATGACGAGCTTGAGATGACGACGGTGTGTCACAGACCAGAAGGTCTTGATCAGTTGGAGGCCCAAACTAACTTCACCAAACAGGAGCTGCAGATCCTCTATCGCGGTTTTAAGAAT GAATGTCCGAGTGGAGTGGTAAATGAGGagacatttaaacacatttacgCGCAGTTCTTCCCTCATGGAGGTAAAATTCACTGTTTCCAAACTAATTTGTCAGTGATGATTTTTGAGAATGAAAGAACTTATGTGTTCAATTGTTTCTGTGTTGCAGATGCAAGCATGTATGCACATTATCTCTTCAACGCTTTTGACACTACAAACAACGGCTCCATTAAGTTTAAG GACTTTGTAATGGGCTTGTCAATTCTGCTGAGGGGAACACTGAGGGAAAAGCTGGAGTGGACGTTTCACCTTTATGACATCAACAGAGATGGATACATAAACAGAGAG GAAATGACTGAGATTGTGAGGGCAATTTATGACATGATGGGCAAGTACACCTACCCTGCACTAAAGGGAGACGTCCCACAGCAGCATGTGGATGCCTTTTTTCAG aaaatgGATAAGAATAAAGATGGAGTGGTGACTTTGGAGGAGTTTGTTATAGCCTGCCAAGAG GATGAAACCATGATGAGGTCCATGCagctgtttgaaaatgtgatgtAG
- the kcnip1b gene encoding Kv channel-interacting protein 1b isoform X2 yields MGAVVGTLTMQTKQRRPSRDKADDELEMTTVCHRPEGLDQLEAQTNFTKQELQILYRGFKNECPSGVVNEETFKHIYAQFFPHGDASMYAHYLFNAFDTTNNGSIKFKDFVMGLSILLRGTLREKLEWTFHLYDINRDGYINREEMTEIVRAIYDMMGKYTYPALKGDVPQQHVDAFFQKMDKNKDGVVTLEEFVIACQEDETMMRSMQLFENVM; encoded by the exons ATAAAGCAGATGACGAGCTTGAGATGACGACGGTGTGTCACAGACCAGAAGGTCTTGATCAGTTGGAGGCCCAAACTAACTTCACCAAACAGGAGCTGCAGATCCTCTATCGCGGTTTTAAGAAT GAATGTCCGAGTGGAGTGGTAAATGAGGagacatttaaacacatttacgCGCAGTTCTTCCCTCATGGAG ATGCAAGCATGTATGCACATTATCTCTTCAACGCTTTTGACACTACAAACAACGGCTCCATTAAGTTTAAG GACTTTGTAATGGGCTTGTCAATTCTGCTGAGGGGAACACTGAGGGAAAAGCTGGAGTGGACGTTTCACCTTTATGACATCAACAGAGATGGATACATAAACAGAGAG GAAATGACTGAGATTGTGAGGGCAATTTATGACATGATGGGCAAGTACACCTACCCTGCACTAAAGGGAGACGTCCCACAGCAGCATGTGGATGCCTTTTTTCAG aaaatgGATAAGAATAAAGATGGAGTGGTGACTTTGGAGGAGTTTGTTATAGCCTGCCAAGAG GATGAAACCATGATGAGGTCCATGCagctgtttgaaaatgtgatgtAG